Part of the Strix uralensis isolate ZFMK-TIS-50842 chromosome 37, bStrUra1, whole genome shotgun sequence genome, ccctggtttGAAAGTGACATTTTCCCAAATTGGGTCAagatgatgggctctgtcacagccacttgaaGTCACTAGTTCTGGAGTTATTTAGCCTGAGTTTACCCTAGAGGATCCAACAGcgttcatggatgctcctgtgcctgctaataacagggccaagtTTCTTGGGTTCTCAATGGcttcttcagctgtgggtcatccccatGAATCTGCTgccaagggtaccaggatccatggtgccagcccacaggaacctgggccttccccATAGAATgtatggatcttgaccaagacttactcttgagttcccagactgcagggaatgcattgtaTTTATTGTCACTTTTGCTGGTGaatatatgctgctctgctaataactgagctgctcttcctgctttctcgtggtcattttctaaaaccttttgttccatttctaaatcttgtacttgTCTGGCATCtactccagctttttattttgtaagcagaGCCTATATCTGTGGACTCTACTCTCTTCCACTCTTTTGATTAAGACGGGTCTCttaatttcagaaattcttcagcatcgtatcccatgggattcttccaagcaggttcctcagcaggccaaatcCTCCTCTCCTGAAGTCTTACTCTtggctttcttcccttctctcaggagcctcaactctacttttcCACCTCTGACTATTACATCCCtaaccagctcttccttgtttctaagtatacTTTCCtacaggacacctcccctcactggctcctcagtcacccttgttggGAAGATACTGTCACTTAACTCCAAAAACCTTGTGAATGGCTTGCACTTTGCTGtattgccccttcagcaaatattgggatagtttaggtctcCCATGGGGACCAAGGCTTCTTCTTGTTAAATGAAGAAGGTCCACCTACTTCATCTTCCTCATCAGGGTGTCCGTAGCAGACATCCACCTACCAAAGtgttgcccatgacccttcagctcagctgactcatcatccatccccaggcagagctccacacattcctgctgttCTCGGCCATAAAAGgcaacttcccctctgggtccagccccataGCTTATCAGTCCCAGACCctcaggaccccacagtttctccaggagaggggatttgtagtgccctgcaactcctcatgctgttctcttctGAGAGACAAACCAATCAAGATGAGCTAGCTGCACATAAGCACGAGAAGTTGAACTAATGGAGCTTCAGTCCGTGGGGACATTGAGAATATCTGCAGTTGGGCAAACACAAGTCACCTGCACTTTTACAAGGAAAAGGTCCCCAatttggagaagtagggaggacctggagagtgttgaatgaaggtctgccaaggtgggtTTCAGGACCTAGTGCCCATGACCTGTGTCGGGTTTCTaagggacctggagttctttggcccagcagtgtggaggctccaggcactataggaatAGCCTGTGagtgactgaggggtgatttcagagatgatggagcttttctttgtagtaagATACAGCATGAGAAAGGACTAATGCCACAAAGTGCCGCTGGGGAGGCCCacactggacacagagaaatgtcactcaaagggcagtgctgtggtgtaacaagtcacccagagggagactggagcagccccaggatttgtgtttcaaggagcagccagggaggatggagagatctcagtaaaggaagggagatgctcaggtgagagcaaggtgtggtagccggGTGGACATctacagcctgcagagaaagaggtgcaggcgtgggacacggtgggacagcctgtggtggggacaatagagggatgaggaaactctgaaaatcccccagcagagatgagctctttctgcccttggctctggctgttgtctctgccactgatgccaatgaggaagcaccttccccttacagcactgggtctcatggcctccccttccccacctgagtGCCTTGGAGTTGTTGGACCATAGacctgcccttggcattgcccatccccacatcacactgccccaggaagagccctgagcaatgtgtgagggacgGGATTCCCCCTCCCAGAGGCTGGGGGTCAGAGCTTGGCCCTTTTGCTTAATGTAACACCTCCAGTTTTATTCAGAATCTGTTCCACTTTGACATGGCTTTTGtttacctgtcatctctgcctggagttttctgctaTAACAAGCCTCTAGGGAGGGTTTGTCACtaatggtcctcagtgggacccattcACACTCCAAGGAACTTTGTAGTTTGCATCTGGCTTTGACTTCTTGACAGGCATCTTCATCATCCTATCACTGTCTGAGGTTCGTGGACTCAGCATCAAACCCACCCGAGGGGTCATTAAAAtaccttgggctggtcctctgctgtggagctgggccgGGATGGACAGAGCTCAGGGCAAGTaggcagtgctgcagagagacagctctgcccaggagcagctcaggagcaaagcgcagcagggctgagggcactgcctgcaggcaccgagggcagaggagccaggcacatagaggggaaaggcagaaaggagtggaaggatgctgagagctctctggaggagaaatcttcccagcccttgacacagtaagtctctgggtgcagggcaatgcagctgcaggtggtggagggatctggtgaagccggcacagctgccaggaatctccctcctgtctagaggaggaggacgtgctccagagcagggcttccctgctgcactgtcagagggacaggccatgctCTCTGCATTCTCCTGCGGACGGCTGCAGTGCTGTCCAgccgcgggtgcagccaggggtgcccagggctgtccttcagagcagggtccctgcaccccaggggctctgtgctggggcagggactctgtcacctgccagggtcagcactcagcctgcccggggagctgcccacggggctgtggggagaagttgtggtgggaaggagagacccctggcagggcagggtccttctgctttggagagggtgctgtgtgggtcgGGGCTGCTCACAGGTCCAGATCACCTCCAGGACATTTCCGAGGGCACTTTATAGGGGGAATTTCAAGGCAGCGATTACTCAAAATATAAGGAGCTttcttgattctgtgatttctgtctCCTGCTTTTGGTGAATTTGGGGGGAGAAATTGAAATGGATTTGTCATGCTTGAACAGGACAGCTCAGAACAAGTCGGAGGGTCAGAGTAGCTCCCCTCACTCTGCATTAAGCTGCAGGCCATCCAATTGCATTGCAGGATTTGCTCACTTTTCCCTGCGTACAGCAGAAATGCTGAGGGATTCTGACATCCAAGAACACTCCCTGGGTGAAATGGGGGGAGCTTCAGAAAACCAAAGCTCTCAAACTGCCATCTGCCATCCTCTTTCCTTAGCACTGGGAGTGCAGATGCTGACAGGCCCTTTTGCATTACTACGGTCACATATGACAAAGTTGAacaccagctctggctcctgCCTCCACCATTTATACAAgcccactgctgcagagcagggctcaCTTCTGGGCAGCCTGCGGGCAGAGGCCTTGCTCCTCACAGTACATTCATTCAGCACCAAGCAGAATTCCAGGCATGGAACTGAAGGAAATTTTCCTACAAAAGGAAGAATGGGAGCATAGGTGCAGTAGGGACAGGGGTGTTGGGAAATGACATTGATTTTGCTCAGAAAATTTTACCCTGCATTGTCACTGTTATTTCCTCCTCTGACAGTCCCCCAtatccagaggcagcagatgtccaacagcagctccatcactgagttcctcctcctggcattcgcagaaAAAcgagagctgcagctcttgcacttctggctcttcctgggcatctacctggctgccctcctgggcaacggcctcatcatcaccgccatcgcctgtgaccaccacctgcacacccccatgtacttcttcctcctcaacctctccctcctcgacctgggctccatctccaccactgttcctaaagccatggccaattccctctgggacaacagggccATCTCCCTCTTGGGATGTGccacacagctttttttctttctgttcttgatGGTGggagagtatttccttctcactgtcatggcctatgaccgctacgttgccatctgcaaacccctgcactatgggaccctcctgggcagcagagcttgtgtccacatggcagcagctgcctggggcactgggtttctcactgctgtgctgcacacgaCCAACACATTTTTAATGCCACTCTGCCGAGGAAATGTTGTGGACCAGTCCTTTTGTGAagttccccagatcctcaagctctcttGCTCAGACTCAgactacctcagggaagttgggcttatcattGTTAGTGCCTGTTTTG contains:
- the LOC141937067 gene encoding olfactory receptor 14A16-like, giving the protein MSNSSSITEFLLLAFAEKRELQLLHFWLFLGIYLAALLGNGLIITAIACDHHLHTPMYFFLLNLSLLDLGSISTTVPKAMANSLWDNRAISLLGCATQLFFFLFLMVGEYFLLTVMAYDRYVAICKPLHYGTLLGSRACVHMAAAAWGTGFLTAVLHTTNTFLMPLCRGNVVDQSFCEVPQILKLSCSDSDYLREVGLIIVSACFDLGCFVFVVVSYVQIFRAVLRIPSEQGRHKAFSMCLPHLAVVSLFISTVMFAYLKPPSFSSPSLNLVVAVLYSVIPPAVNPLIYSLRNREIKDTLRKLIGCVSATRDCQTLSANDSQCMS